A genomic segment from Clostridium pasteurianum BC1 encodes:
- a CDS encoding ABC transporter ATP-binding protein, which produces MSKVLLKVKDLSISIKGAKGVNSAINGISFCIKSGEILGIVGESGCGKSITALSIAGLLPDCAAVSNGSIIFDGIELKDIKKDEFRKIQGRDISIIFQEPMTSLNPLITIGKQIGESLKIHYKITKKEIKQKVISALNKVGLSKVEEVYSSYPHQLSGGMRQRVMIAMAIVCRPKLIIADEPTTALDVTVQAQILSLLKEINREYKTSILFISHDLAVINQLCDNVIVMYSGDIIEEGITKDILMHPLHQYTKGLLGSIPSKDKKGKRLVNIPGKVPSIEVKKVGCSFASRCNQAQNKCFSEKPQNFQIGKDHKVSCHLNEEGEKDYAI; this is translated from the coding sequence ATGTCTAAAGTTTTACTTAAAGTAAAAGATCTTTCAATTTCTATAAAAGGTGCGAAAGGAGTCAACAGTGCGATAAATGGAATATCTTTTTGTATAAAAAGTGGAGAAATATTAGGTATAGTTGGTGAATCCGGATGCGGGAAAAGTATTACAGCACTTTCTATTGCGGGCCTTTTACCGGATTGTGCAGCAGTTAGTAATGGAAGTATAATTTTTGATGGAATTGAACTTAAAGATATAAAAAAGGATGAATTTAGAAAAATTCAAGGAAGAGATATCTCAATTATATTTCAAGAGCCTATGACTTCATTAAACCCTTTGATAACTATAGGTAAGCAGATCGGAGAATCTTTAAAAATACATTATAAGATAACAAAGAAAGAAATAAAACAAAAAGTTATTAGTGCTTTAAATAAAGTTGGTTTATCCAAAGTAGAAGAGGTATATAGTTCTTATCCACATCAATTATCAGGAGGAATGAGACAAAGGGTTATGATTGCAATGGCTATTGTATGCAGACCAAAGTTAATAATAGCAGATGAACCCACTACAGCTCTTGACGTCACAGTTCAAGCTCAAATACTTTCACTTTTAAAAGAGATAAATCGTGAATATAAAACGTCAATTTTATTTATTTCTCATGATTTAGCTGTAATAAATCAATTATGTGATAATGTTATTGTTATGTATTCCGGAGATATTATTGAAGAAGGAATTACAAAAGATATACTTATGCATCCTTTGCATCAATATACAAAAGGATTATTGGGATCAATACCTAGTAAAGATAAAAAAGGTAAAAGACTTGTGAATATTCCGGGGAAAGTACCTTCAATAGAGGTTAAAAAAGTTGGATGCAGTTTTGCATCTAGATGTAATCAAGCTCAAAATAAGTGTTTTTCTGAAAAACCTCAAAATTTTCAGATAGGAAAGGATCATAAAGTGTCATGCCATCTTAATGAGGAAGGTGAAAAAGATTATGCCATCTAA
- a CDS encoding pyridoxamine 5'-phosphate oxidase family protein — translation MAIDKNFIKEYLNSTKYITLATVDGENAPALRVLGAFGVDGYETYFSTVEGAAKVEQIKHNSNVSVFFQHENQELASFINITIKGKAEKVTDEVELKKSIEVIGNRNSRFKERIEKDGLGSNIIIRVNPSELKILDFKKTPGENRVEVISLLDENY, via the coding sequence ATGGCAATTGATAAAAATTTTATAAAGGAATATTTAAATAGTACAAAATATATAACTTTAGCTACAGTAGATGGTGAAAATGCTCCTGCATTAAGAGTTTTGGGTGCTTTTGGTGTAGATGGTTATGAGACTTATTTTTCAACTGTTGAGGGAGCTGCAAAAGTTGAACAAATTAAACATAATTCAAATGTTTCAGTTTTTTTTCAGCATGAAAATCAAGAATTAGCATCCTTTATTAATATTACAATAAAAGGTAAAGCTGAAAAGGTAACAGATGAAGTAGAACTTAAAAAATCCATTGAGGTAATAGGTAATAGAAATTCTAGATTTAAAGAAAGAATTGAAAAAGATGGCTTAGGTAGCAATATAATAATACGTGTAAATCCATCGGAGTTAAAAATATTGGACTTTAAGAAAACTCCAGGAGAGAATCGTGTTGAAGTTATCTCTTTGTTAGATGAAAATTATTAA
- a CDS encoding radical SAM protein produces the protein MALLNENDSYNYLPKIKTTVENIKKELLEEVKLKIGVFVEGISFDPNDIKKFPIGTEYQEQIHILFDMDKAHHSGFLLPSNFYLPHGVFAAFRWDPNSRYRLVEEDGKPVLYKDKTRLTEINFYKRPKLLGYNTRNGEAFGHIANFNPEGSVNVCYSNECALKDTGDDCLFCNINSTAGAYKSENIFIKTPEQVGEVVAAAYKEGAGNHVNVTGGFIPERREIDYYADVAVEIREQTGLDDFNGTAVIGAPLDFGVIEKYKEAGYRTIAMNLEIWDKNFYKTICPGKEKTCGGRDHWIEALEYAAQVFGRGNVRSNLVAGIEPKQSILEGVEYLAEKGVLCYANAWCPNPGSTLEGHRTPETEWHFDLQRKVADIFIKNGYKVDQLYNGAGNSSSIHDIFRIETEYFDKAYLPQYKFKQL, from the coding sequence ATGGCATTACTAAATGAAAATGATTCATACAATTATCTCCCAAAAATAAAAACAACAGTTGAAAATATTAAGAAAGAACTTCTTGAAGAAGTAAAATTAAAAATAGGTGTTTTTGTAGAAGGTATAAGTTTTGATCCTAATGATATTAAAAAGTTTCCCATAGGTACAGAATATCAGGAACAAATCCATATATTGTTTGATATGGATAAAGCTCATCATTCAGGTTTTCTTCTTCCATCAAATTTTTATCTTCCACATGGAGTCTTTGCAGCTTTTAGATGGGATCCTAATTCTAGATATAGATTAGTAGAAGAAGATGGCAAGCCGGTTTTGTATAAAGATAAAACTAGGCTAACTGAAATAAATTTTTATAAGAGACCTAAACTTCTTGGTTATAATACAAGAAATGGAGAAGCTTTTGGCCATATTGCTAATTTTAATCCAGAAGGTTCAGTTAATGTATGCTATAGTAATGAATGTGCTTTAAAAGATACTGGTGATGATTGCTTGTTTTGCAATATAAATTCAACTGCTGGTGCTTATAAATCAGAAAATATATTTATTAAAACACCTGAACAGGTCGGAGAAGTAGTAGCTGCAGCATATAAAGAGGGTGCAGGGAATCATGTTAATGTAACAGGTGGATTTATTCCAGAGCGAAGAGAAATAGATTATTATGCAGATGTAGCTGTAGAAATAAGAGAGCAGACTGGGCTTGATGATTTTAATGGTACCGCTGTAATTGGAGCACCTTTGGATTTTGGAGTTATAGAAAAATATAAAGAGGCAGGATACAGGACTATAGCAATGAATCTTGAAATATGGGATAAGAATTTTTATAAAACAATATGCCCTGGAAAGGAAAAAACTTGTGGTGGAAGAGACCACTGGATTGAGGCCCTTGAATATGCTGCTCAAGTTTTTGGAAGAGGAAATGTTAGATCAAATCTTGTTGCAGGTATAGAGCCTAAGCAATCCATACTGGAAGGAGTAGAATACTTAGCTGAAAAAGGAGTATTATGCTATGCTAATGCATGGTGCCCAAATCCAGGTTCAACATTGGAAGGACATCGTACACCTGAAACTGAATGGCATTTTGATCTTCAAAGGAAAGTTGCTGATATATTTATAAAAAATGGATATAAAGTAGATCAGCTTTATAATGGTGCTGGAAACAGCTCTTCTATACATGATATATTCCGCATAGAAACTGAATACTTTGATAAGGCATATCTTCCTCAGTACAAATTTAAGCAATTATAA
- a CDS encoding radical SAM protein, protein MANFSHLTKDQLKQKLWEEVALKADLIANGVDISKEALASIKLGTEIKEQVHCLFEMDFQDHDFELPADFNLPLGISVSFNWNPAALYKIVTEKGKFILIKNGNKVSDIEFHKRPGFYGKKTSDGKNMENIGVYNPDGHVFVVYSNECSYKDKGEDCLFCNINHTKDTYAEKEGTEWKTPVQIGEVVAEAYKSGIARHVTITGGVIPERRELEYYLDVADEIKNHTGLEDFNGTATVAAPLDLSNIDRLKEAGYRTTSMNLEIWDKNIYKTICPGKANGSGGWDHWVEALEHAIKVFGYGRVRSTFVTGIEPKNRTLEGFEYLISKGVVAIASLWIPNPGSVLEGHRTPESAWHLDLAEKNVNLWKKNGITYDQIFDANAGSDALQHDIYRIQDETLPVFNLQNSLV, encoded by the coding sequence ATGGCGAATTTTTCACATTTAACAAAAGATCAATTAAAACAAAAATTATGGGAGGAAGTAGCTTTAAAAGCAGACTTAATTGCAAATGGAGTTGATATTTCTAAAGAGGCTTTGGCTAGTATAAAACTTGGTACGGAAATAAAAGAACAAGTACATTGTCTTTTTGAAATGGATTTTCAGGATCATGATTTTGAATTGCCTGCAGATTTCAATCTTCCATTGGGGATAAGTGTTTCTTTTAACTGGAATCCAGCAGCACTATATAAAATTGTTACTGAAAAAGGTAAATTTATTTTGATTAAAAATGGTAATAAGGTTTCAGATATAGAATTTCATAAGAGACCAGGATTTTATGGTAAGAAAACTTCTGATGGAAAAAACATGGAGAATATAGGTGTGTACAATCCTGATGGACATGTATTTGTTGTTTATAGTAATGAGTGTTCATATAAAGATAAGGGTGAAGATTGCCTATTTTGCAATATAAACCATACTAAAGATACTTATGCTGAAAAAGAAGGTACTGAGTGGAAAACTCCTGTTCAAATTGGAGAGGTTGTGGCAGAGGCTTATAAATCAGGAATCGCTAGGCATGTAACTATAACTGGTGGAGTAATACCAGAACGTAGGGAGCTTGAATACTATCTTGATGTAGCAGATGAAATCAAGAATCATACAGGTTTAGAGGATTTTAATGGAACAGCTACAGTTGCAGCCCCTTTGGATCTTTCGAATATTGATAGATTAAAAGAAGCAGGTTATCGTACTACATCTATGAATCTAGAAATTTGGGATAAAAATATTTATAAGACTATTTGTCCAGGAAAAGCTAATGGTAGTGGTGGTTGGGATCATTGGGTTGAAGCTTTAGAGCATGCTATAAAAGTTTTTGGTTACGGCAGAGTGCGTTCAACCTTTGTTACAGGTATTGAGCCTAAGAATAGGACACTTGAAGGATTTGAATATTTAATATCAAAAGGAGTTGTAGCTATAGCATCCCTTTGGATACCGAATCCTGGTTCAGTACTTGAAGGTCATCGTACACCTGAATCAGCTTGGCATTTAGATTTAGCTGAAAAGAATGTTAATCTATGGAAGAAAAATGGAATAACTTATGATCAGATTTTTGATGCTAATGCCGGATCAGATGCATTGCAGCATGATATTTATCGTATTCAAGATGAAACACTTCCTGTTTTTAACTTACAGAATAGTTTAGTATAA
- a CDS encoding IS256 family transposase yields MSFSRKELIKQLIKETKPTSAKDVQETLKDLFADTLKEMLEAELDDHLGYSKYDYKNKNTSNSRNGRSSKKVISDLGEFQLDVPRDRNSSFEPEVVKKNQTDISGIEDQVIGMYAKGMTTRDIATHLENIYGFEASPTLISGITDKITPIAKEWQNRPLEAVYPIIFMDAIHYKVKQDNRVINKAAYAVIGVNLDGIKEVLGIWIGANETSKYWLLVLNELKNRGVNDILIACVDGLNGFKEAIKAIYPRTEIQRCIIHQIRNSSKYVSYKDLKAFNADLKLVYTSATEDAALAELAKFEEKWGDKYLIAIRSWKANWEELSTFFKYPPEIRKIIYTTNAMESYNRQLRKVTKSKSVFPSDDALLKMLYLATMDISKKWTQSIRGWAQILAQLSIYFSDRLETVIF; encoded by the coding sequence ATGTCTTTTTCAAGAAAGGAACTTATTAAACAACTTATTAAGGAAACAAAGCCTACAAGTGCAAAAGATGTTCAAGAAACATTGAAAGATCTATTCGCCGATACGCTTAAAGAAATGTTAGAAGCGGAGCTTGATGACCATCTGGGATATTCTAAATATGACTACAAAAATAAAAATACATCTAATAGTAGAAATGGACGAAGCTCTAAAAAGGTAATTTCAGATCTTGGAGAATTTCAACTTGATGTACCAAGAGATAGAAACAGTAGTTTTGAACCGGAGGTTGTTAAGAAAAATCAAACAGATATATCTGGAATTGAAGATCAAGTTATTGGTATGTATGCAAAAGGAATGACTACCAGAGATATTGCTACTCACTTAGAAAACATATATGGTTTTGAGGCTTCGCCTACACTAATATCTGGTATAACAGATAAAATTACTCCTATAGCTAAAGAATGGCAAAATAGACCATTAGAAGCCGTTTATCCTATAATCTTTATGGATGCCATACATTATAAAGTTAAACAGGATAATAGAGTCATAAACAAGGCTGCTTACGCAGTTATTGGAGTAAACTTAGATGGTATTAAAGAAGTTTTGGGAATTTGGATTGGAGCTAATGAAACATCAAAATACTGGCTCTTAGTATTAAATGAACTTAAAAATAGAGGGGTTAATGATATACTTATAGCTTGTGTTGATGGTCTTAATGGATTTAAAGAAGCTATTAAAGCGATTTATCCTCGTACTGAGATTCAGAGATGCATAATACATCAAATTAGAAACTCTTCTAAATATGTATCTTATAAAGATTTAAAAGCATTCAATGCAGATTTAAAACTAGTATATACATCTGCAACAGAAGATGCAGCCTTAGCGGAGCTAGCTAAATTTGAAGAAAAATGGGGAGATAAATATCTTATTGCTATCCGCTCATGGAAAGCTAATTGGGAAGAACTTTCTACATTCTTCAAATACCCGCCAGAGATACGAAAAATAATATATACTACCAATGCAATGGAAAGCTATAATAGACAATTAAGAAAAGTAACCAAGAGTAAAAGCGTATTTCCTTCAGATGATGCTTTACTTAAAATGCTTTATCTAGCAACAATGGATATAAGCAAAAAGTGGACCCAATCTATACGTGGATGGGCTCAAATACTAGCTCAATTATCTATATATTTTAGTGATAGGCTTGAAACTGTAATTTTTTAA
- a CDS encoding nitrogenase component 1: MAINLKISAVPTRENRLGSVTGYNGDLHDIVEKSKCGNLKNRDRCFSQSSSCNAGCALSQLSGIRDVAIINHAPSGCTANAPRSEVTNRQLAAKRGVTNATVFVGTDMNEKDTVFGGASSLSEIVKETYKRYKPKAIFIGTSCLTGIIGENVDSVVEELKEEIPVPIAAVHCEGFRSRIWATGFDASDHAVLTSIVKPPEKKVNVINFKNFYESAREEIIDIFSNFGVKPLFLYRNSTVEELSHLSESLATVSICGVLGSYLGNGLEEEYGVPFVKTINPLGVAGFETWLRGIGKVINKEAEVEAYIEKERAIYLPKIEEVKKELKGLRAVLGMGPGYTYEVSRVLQELDMEVVWAASWHHDKKHDNGELPAALKYLDEHSPYNFKVSVADQQNYEILNILNEYKPDIYFSRHPGTTVWAIKQGASALCVNDEYMIFGYKGTLDFAYTVLDTIKNRSFEKNLAARVKLPYTEWWYNQDNSLFLTKEVK; this comes from the coding sequence ATGGCAATTAATTTAAAGATATCTGCAGTGCCAACAAGAGAAAATCGTTTGGGATCTGTAACAGGTTATAATGGTGATCTTCACGATATTGTGGAGAAATCAAAATGTGGAAATTTAAAAAATAGAGATAGATGCTTCAGTCAGTCCAGTTCTTGTAATGCAGGTTGTGCACTGAGTCAACTTTCAGGTATAAGAGATGTGGCAATAATCAATCATGCTCCTTCGGGATGTACAGCCAATGCCCCAAGATCAGAAGTTACTAATAGGCAATTGGCCGCTAAAAGAGGAGTTACAAATGCAACAGTTTTCGTAGGAACAGATATGAATGAAAAGGATACAGTTTTTGGCGGGGCAAGTAGTCTTAGTGAAATAGTAAAAGAAACTTATAAAAGATATAAGCCAAAGGCAATTTTTATAGGTACATCTTGCTTAACTGGTATTATAGGTGAAAATGTTGACAGCGTTGTGGAAGAACTTAAAGAGGAAATACCAGTACCTATAGCAGCAGTGCACTGTGAAGGTTTCAGGTCAAGAATATGGGCAACAGGCTTTGATGCTTCTGATCATGCAGTACTTACAAGCATTGTGAAACCACCAGAAAAGAAAGTTAATGTAATAAATTTTAAAAACTTTTATGAAAGTGCCAGAGAGGAAATAATAGATATATTTTCAAATTTCGGTGTTAAACCTCTATTTTTATATAGAAATTCCACGGTGGAAGAACTTTCTCATTTGTCTGAATCACTGGCAACGGTAAGTATATGTGGTGTATTAGGGTCATATCTTGGAAATGGGTTGGAAGAAGAATATGGAGTTCCTTTTGTAAAGACTATAAATCCACTGGGGGTTGCAGGCTTTGAAACCTGGCTTAGGGGGATAGGAAAGGTTATAAATAAGGAAGCAGAAGTTGAGGCTTATATAGAAAAAGAAAGAGCTATATATTTACCTAAAATAGAAGAAGTAAAGAAAGAACTTAAGGGTTTAAGAGCTGTACTTGGAATGGGGCCTGGTTATACTTATGAGGTATCTCGTGTACTTCAAGAGTTAGATATGGAAGTAGTATGGGCAGCATCCTGGCATCATGATAAAAAACATGACAATGGAGAATTGCCAGCAGCACTTAAATATTTAGATGAACATTCACCATATAATTTTAAAGTAAGTGTGGCAGATCAGCAAAATTATGAAATACTCAATATATTAAATGAGTATAAGCCTGATATATATTTCTCACGTCATCCGGGAACTACAGTATGGGCAATAAAACAGGGAGCATCTGCACTATGCGTTAACGATGAGTATATGATATTTGGATATAAAGGTACACTAGATTTTGCATATACAGTACTTGATACAATAAAAAATAGAAGCTTTGAAAAGAATCTGGCAGCTAGGGTTAAATTACCTTATACAGAATGGTGGTACAATCAGGATAATTCACTGTTTTTGACAAAAGAGGTAAAATAG
- a CDS encoding oligopeptide/dipeptide ABC transporter ATP-binding protein, whose amino-acid sequence MPSNLILEVNNLSKNFHIKNSNIFSKDKVIKALDDISFNIKKGEIFGLVGESGCGKSTLGRSIVGLTKDVEGQIFFEGKNIKNIKRLSKKVQIIFQDPLSSLNPKKKIGWILEEPLKIHKIGNKEQRLNMVNKILDLIGLDNSYKDKYAKELSGGQRQRISIGSALMLNPELIIADEPVSALDVSVQSQILNLMLDLHEKLNLAYLFISHNLDVVYYMCDRVAVMYAGKIVEIASAEEIYDKPLHPYTKVLLNSVLKFDENIDLSNEITEGNRNLSVEFSCPYYKKCTYAKEECRTKAPKIKNINGENELEHLVRCNLF is encoded by the coding sequence ATGCCATCTAATTTAATATTGGAAGTAAATAATTTAAGTAAAAATTTTCACATTAAAAATTCAAATATTTTTAGTAAAGATAAGGTTATAAAAGCTTTAGATGATATTTCTTTTAATATTAAAAAGGGTGAAATTTTTGGACTTGTAGGTGAAAGTGGTTGTGGAAAATCAACTCTTGGAAGATCAATTGTAGGATTAACTAAAGATGTGGAAGGACAAATATTTTTTGAGGGTAAAAATATAAAAAATATAAAGAGGTTAAGTAAAAAAGTACAAATTATTTTTCAAGATCCTCTAAGTTCATTGAATCCTAAGAAAAAAATAGGGTGGATTTTGGAAGAACCATTGAAGATACATAAAATTGGGAATAAGGAACAACGATTAAATATGGTAAATAAAATTTTAGATTTGATTGGACTTGATAATAGCTATAAAGATAAATATGCAAAGGAATTAAGTGGCGGCCAAAGGCAGAGGATAAGCATTGGCAGTGCACTTATGCTTAATCCGGAACTTATAATTGCAGATGAACCAGTTTCTGCATTAGATGTTTCTGTCCAATCTCAAATTCTCAATTTAATGCTAGATTTACATGAAAAGCTAAATTTAGCATATCTTTTTATTTCTCATAACCTTGATGTTGTATACTATATGTGTGATAGAGTGGCGGTTATGTATGCTGGTAAAATTGTTGAAATAGCTTCTGCAGAAGAAATTTACGATAAACCACTACATCCTTATACTAAGGTTTTACTTAATTCTGTTCTCAAGTTTGATGAAAATATAGACTTGAGCAATGAGATTACTGAAGGTAATAGAAATTTAAGTGTTGAGTTTAGTTGCCCTTATTATAAAAAATGTACTTATGCTAAAGAAGAATGCCGGACAAAAGCACCAAAAATTAAGAATATAAATGGAGAGAATGAGTTAGAACATCTAGTAAGGTGCAACTTATTTTAA
- a CDS encoding nitroreductase family protein, whose product MSIFQTIFKRRTIRSFKQDAIQPEKLKKLVDAARVAPQAANLQPLKYVIINDEKLLEPIFKTTAWAGYIRPAADPQEGQKPVAYILILVDSEIKKEGYDVDAGAAVENLLLTAVEEGLGTAWLGAIDRKKIKELLNIPDKYIIHTLVALGYPGENPVIEDEKDNSIRYYKDENNVLHVPKRKLEDIVFFNNKIV is encoded by the coding sequence ATGAGTATATTTCAAACTATTTTTAAAAGAAGAACAATACGAAGTTTTAAGCAAGACGCAATACAGCCAGAAAAGTTAAAAAAATTAGTGGATGCAGCAAGAGTAGCACCACAAGCTGCAAATTTACAGCCTTTAAAGTATGTAATTATTAATGATGAAAAATTATTAGAACCAATTTTTAAGACTACAGCTTGGGCTGGTTATATAAGACCAGCAGCTGATCCACAAGAAGGACAAAAACCAGTTGCTTATATATTAATTCTTGTTGATAGTGAAATAAAAAAAGAGGGTTATGATGTAGATGCTGGAGCAGCAGTTGAAAACTTGCTATTAACTGCAGTTGAAGAAGGATTAGGAACCGCTTGGTTAGGTGCTATAGATAGAAAAAAAATAAAAGAGTTATTAAATATACCAGATAAATATATTATTCACACTCTTGTGGCATTGGGATATCCTGGTGAAAACCCAGTTATTGAAGATGAAAAGGATAATTCTATTAGATATTATAAAGATGAAAATAATGTTTTGCATGTGCCAAAGAGAAAGCTTGAGGATATAGTATTTTTTAATAATAAGATTGTATAG
- a CDS encoding radical SAM protein yields the protein MGTLKEKLYEELKLKLALSVEGVTYDVGVFDSLLERSEGLKKLNYCTLDKDLLTKKSYNIPYGFILDNGFGVGLITDKNSPYKIVENDGVFSVNYIGEKLSDITFPETPEFYSKKTKDGISMRDIASDSAIGSVDKSLVVAYSTECSVKDKGQTCLFCVMNGTKGLDGGEDRPAWKYPHQIAETVKAAYDEGYKHLTITGGFVPERREVEYYLDVAESIKEALGTNTFNGTACIGAPIDLSVIEKYKEAGYSSIAFNTEVWGKNYFDIVCPGKVEECGGYDNWIKAIEYGIEVFGKGNVRSNFVVGLQPKEVLFEGIEYLASIGVVTVASSWVPGLGSPLEGHRSPTVDWHWDAQLRHADILKKYGRTYEEIFNATPGRTLTHDIYQIEEEKLSIFNKK from the coding sequence ATGGGAACTTTAAAGGAAAAATTGTATGAAGAGTTAAAACTAAAATTAGCTTTAAGCGTTGAGGGTGTTACATATGATGTAGGTGTTTTTGATAGTCTGTTGGAGCGTAGTGAAGGTTTAAAGAAACTGAATTATTGCACTTTGGATAAGGATTTGTTAACAAAGAAAAGCTATAATATACCATACGGATTTATTTTGGATAATGGATTTGGCGTTGGACTTATCACTGATAAAAATTCTCCTTACAAAATTGTGGAAAATGATGGAGTGTTTAGTGTTAATTATATAGGAGAAAAGCTATCAGATATAACATTTCCAGAAACTCCTGAATTTTATTCGAAAAAAACAAAAGATGGCATAAGTATGAGAGATATTGCATCTGATTCAGCCATAGGAAGCGTTGATAAGAGTCTTGTTGTTGCTTATAGCACAGAATGTTCCGTTAAAGATAAAGGACAAACTTGCTTATTTTGTGTAATGAATGGAACAAAAGGACTAGATGGTGGAGAAGATAGGCCAGCTTGGAAATATCCACATCAAATTGCTGAAACTGTAAAAGCTGCCTATGATGAAGGGTATAAGCATTTAACAATTACGGGAGGCTTTGTACCAGAGCGTAGAGAAGTTGAGTATTATTTAGATGTAGCAGAAAGCATCAAGGAAGCCCTTGGAACAAATACCTTTAATGGAACAGCATGTATTGGGGCACCAATTGATTTATCAGTTATTGAAAAGTATAAGGAAGCAGGTTATAGTTCCATTGCGTTTAATACAGAAGTATGGGGTAAAAATTATTTTGATATTGTGTGCCCTGGAAAAGTAGAAGAATGTGGTGGCTATGATAATTGGATAAAAGCAATCGAATATGGAATTGAAGTATTTGGTAAGGGAAATGTAAGAAGTAATTTTGTAGTAGGCTTACAGCCAAAAGAAGTATTATTTGAAGGTATTGAATATTTAGCTTCTATAGGTGTTGTTACAGTTGCCTCTAGCTGGGTACCAGGTCTTGGATCTCCGCTTGAAGGACATCGCTCTCCTACTGTTGATTGGCATTGGGATGCTCAACTTAGGCACGCAGATATTTTAAAAAAATATGGACGTACCTACGAGGAAATATTTAATGCTACACCAGGTAGAACGTTAACACATGATATTTATCAAATAGAAGAAGAAAAATTATCTATTTTTAATAAAAAATAA
- a CDS encoding YezD family protein, with product MESANNVSRLYKKKNPVSQANLEKIVQLLGEIKYGSVTLVIQDGVLIQIETNEKIRLK from the coding sequence TTGGAAAGTGCAAATAATGTTAGTAGATTATATAAAAAGAAAAATCCCGTTTCTCAAGCAAATTTAGAAAAGATAGTACAATTGTTAGGTGAAATAAAATATGGTTCAGTGACATTAGTTATTCAGGATGGAGTTCTTATTCAAATTGAAACAAATGAAAAAATAAGGCTCAAGTAA
- a CDS encoding ABC transporter permease has protein sequence MNRRFNYNLLIGYILVGFIILIMIIDIFYTPYDPNKMNVAERFGAPSIRHFLGTDNFGRDIFSRIIDGTKTTLSVAISTVFFGTFFGVIFGAISGYFGGFIDEIIMRINDALIAFPGILLALVIVTTLGQGKYQIILALGIIFTPSFSRITRSEFLKVKQQDFIRSAEVFGASPFRIMFVHILPNIYPTLLSAITIGFSNAILSESALSFLGLGVKPPDPSWGRMLSEAQAYLFNAPWYAIASGTIIAITVLGFNFIGEGLRKIYG, from the coding sequence ATGAATAGACGATTTAACTATAATTTACTTATAGGATATATTTTAGTAGGATTTATAATCTTAATAATGATTATTGACATATTCTATACTCCCTATGATCCCAATAAAATGAATGTAGCTGAGAGATTTGGGGCACCAAGTATTAGACATTTTTTAGGTACTGATAATTTTGGAAGAGATATTTTTAGTAGAATTATTGATGGAACAAAAACTACTTTGTCTGTAGCTATTAGTACTGTATTTTTCGGAACTTTTTTTGGTGTAATATTTGGAGCAATTTCCGGTTATTTTGGTGGCTTTATTGATGAAATAATCATGAGAATTAATGATGCATTAATAGCTTTCCCAGGTATTTTACTTGCTTTAGTTATAGTAACAACTTTGGGACAAGGTAAATATCAAATCATTTTAGCACTGGGAATCATATTTACACCTAGCTTTTCACGTATTACAAGAAGTGAATTTTTAAAGGTTAAGCAGCAAGATTTTATTAGAAGTGCTGAAGTTTTTGGTGCAAGTCCATTTAGAATCATGTTTGTACATATATTGCCTAATATATATCCAACTCTTTTATCGGCAATAACTATAGGATTTTCAAATGCTATATTATCTGAATCAGCTTTGAGTTTTTTGGGGCTAGGAGTTAAACCTCCAGATCCTAGTTGGGGAAGAATGTTGTCAGAGGCACAAGCATATTTGTTTAATGCACCTTGGTATGCTATTGCATCAGGCACAATCATAGCTATAACTGTTCTTGGATTTAATTTTATTGGGGAAGGGCTTAGAAAAATATATGGTTAG